Within Dysgonomonas sp. HDW5A, the genomic segment ATTCTACTGCATCGATAATTTTACCTGATATTTTTATCTGTTGAGCTGACAATGTGCTTGTTATTATCAGCAGAAAGGTCAAAAGTGGTAATGTGTAACGCATAATATAGTCTTATTGTTTACTCAATAGACTCTATCGCGATGCTATTTGTTACACAAGGAGGGTGTGTAGTTCATTATTTTTCATTTTATCCATATATAAGTTTCTGATGACGAAACATTGTTTTGCTTATTGTATAAACTTATTGTAGCGATTGTTGTTCTTTATATATTACGTCAAAGTATTATATATGACTAACTTATTGTTTTTTATTCTTACACCCCTGGTTGTTTTGCCAATCGATGTAAGTAAAGTTGCCGATTCGTCTAAGTTTTGGCTTATTCAAGATCTTTATGATTCCTTATTGACTCTTGGCGTAAATGTTGGAGTGACAAACACTGTTGTCTTCGTCATTGTACTTTTAGTGCTGACTGCTGTTGTGTGGTTGTTAAATGTAGCAATGGGGCGTTTTTCGTTTCTATTTGTAAAAGATCAGAAGCTCGATGCTAAATCTAGGGTTATCACTATTCTGATGAAGCATGGCTTCTTTAAGCGTCTTTTTGTTCTTATTGCCATTGCTATTGTTGTATTTACTTGCCGTATTCTTTTTTCGGGCTTTTCGCTTGGCTTGGTTACCTTTGTGCTAGTCCTTTCACGTTCGGTTATGATTATCTGGATTTTATTAGTCCTATTTTCTCTTCTCGATGGATGGAATACCTTTTTTGAATTGCATCCTAAAACACAGCAAAAATCACTCAAAGGATACATACAGCTAATGAAAATTATAGCTGCCGTAATAGCTATTGTTTTTATTCTGGCAATAATAGTAGATAAAGAACCCTCTAACCTTATTCTTGGTTTTGGAGCTACGGCAGCCTTTATTACATTGATCTTTAAAGATACTATTCTTGGTTTTGTGGCCTCTATTCAATTATCGTTTCAGGATATGATCCGTCCGGATGATTGGATTGAAATGCCATCAAAGAATGCCGATGGTATTATTGTCGATATAAATCTGAGTTCGGTTAAGGTGCAAAACTGGGATAATTCGGTTACCATGATACCTATATATGCACTGGTTACCGATTCGTTTACTAATTGGCGTCGTATGGAGCTGGGACCGGGACGCCTTTTCGTTCGGTCTTTCAATGTGAATCTTAAGTCGGTTAAATTTGCCGATGAATCTCTTTTAGAATCCCTCTCCAAGCATTCTGTTACCGGTGGAAATTATATGGAGTTTTTAGCTTTGGCTCAAGTCAGTTCGCCGGATGCTTTACTTACAAATCTGGCATTGTTCAGAGCCCACCTTGAATTATTTCTGCGGAAACATCCACAGATTAATGATCAGTTGATGCTCTTTGTTCGATATCAGCACGCTATTTCGGGCGATGGCATCGGTATTGAAATTTATGCTTTTTCGAAACAGAAAGAAGCAGCCGGCTATGATACCATTCACCGCACTGTGATGGAATATGTAATAGCGAGTGCTTCACTTTTCGAAATTCTTCTTTTTCAATCTCCCTCAGGCGAAGATTTACAACGGATTACAAAGAGTAGAAGCGAAAGCCTAAACTAACAGTGGCAAATTTTTGGTTTATTCCACGCTTTACAACTGGCAGATAATATAATGATCGCTTAAGTGTATATAAAAAAGTCGGAGAAGTAATAATCTCCGACTTTTTCTATTTTCCTATATAATAGTCAAAGTCTCCTTTTTGTCCCAACTGATTAAGTGCTACATAGCGTTGAGCATCAATAGAATGATTAAACCGATCAATCGGTATATTGCTTGGGTTGCCGAATTCATCCGTGGTCCAGCGATAATTTTTGTATTCATTGATGAGGTTCGAACTTCTTTGGCTTATGTGTTTAGCGTAGCGATTCAATATGGCTAGTCCGGTGAGAATACTGTCCTTACCCTTATGAGCAGCTTCTATTTTCCATCCGCAATTACGTATTTCACGAATCGATTTAGGTTCGGCACTATCGGCTATAATTATAGTCTCTCGGGGTATATGGCATTCCTCAAGATGCTTAGCTATCATCAGATTGTCAAAGCCCCGTTCATAAAGCAACTCATCTATCCAAAGTTCGCCTTCAGATAAGCGAATGTCTATTATAGCCGTCGGGTCGTTTGTAAAGCCAAAGTCGATACCTATCCATCGTTTTTTGTAGGATGAAGGCAGGGTGGTAACCACATCCCAGTTTTGTATAATCAATCCTACCTTCGAGCCTGTTTTCCCTAAACCGTACACCTGCCACCATTCGGTGTCGTTTTTACTCGATTCTATCTCCTTTACCTGTGCAGGCGAAAGGTATTCATTATCAAGATAGGTGGAATGAATTAGAACGGCTTCTTCACGGGGAAGGACTTTTTCGTCCACCCAAAATTCATAGCATGGATTGTAATCGAGAAAAATAGTTTCGGTAGTTCTGATTGCCAGTTGGCGATAAGTTTCATAAGGGATATTGATACATTCGTTGATGTAGAGAATATCCCGTGCCGGTCCGTGTACCTTTCCGGGTTGATCGGCAGAGAAAAATTCTATATACGAATTATTAACCTGATATATTTTATCAGTAGCATTCCAATCTTTAGGATTCCACTTTCCATCCGAGCGAAGCATGTTTTCGAAATCACGCATACATCCTTTTTTGAGGTGAGGCATCGATTCGGATACTATGGATATCAGTCGTGATTTTTTAGATAGTACTGCTATACTATAAAGTAATTGCAAGGTGCTCCAGGTTTTGGAAGAACGGGTTGATCCCTTGTTGACGATCACTCGTAAGTCTTGATTATAAGCTTCGAGGTTACGGCTAAATACAGAAGTTGCTTTCACTGTGGCTTTTGTATATAGATAAAAAAGCACGAACATTGCTGTCCGTGCTTTTTGTTTAAACATTACAAGAATTTAAGTGCTAGTATTAATTGTTTCTATAAGATAGGGTTGTTTATCAAAATTTTCAGGCTTTGATATTTGGTCTTTGCTTTGATAGATAGTGTATTATCCGATGGTTTGTTCTTTTGTCTTTAGCGAAATTTATCTATTTATTATCCGCTTTATTGTATGTTAAGATAGAGTTTAGGATATCAATCAATATTTTCCGTATTTTTGCCCATTGTGTAGAATTTAATCAGAGCCAACTAACAATTCTTATAAAAGAATGAAACGAAAAAAAAAGACGATTTATGTTATAATAAATCCAGTATCGGGAACGAAATCTAAGAAAGGATTGCCGGAAAAAACAATGACTATTGATCCCCATGATTTCGATGTTCATATGTTTATGACAGGCTATGAAGGGCATGCCTCTCAGATAGCTAAGGATGCCGTAGACAAAAATGTGGATTATGTTATTGCTGTAGGAGGTGATGGAACTATCAATGAAGTGGCCAGAATGTTGGTTGGTACAGATATCATATTTGGAATCATACCCAGTGGTTCAGGTAATGGATTGGCTCGCGATCTGCACATTCCGATGAATCACCAGAAAGCAATTGAAATAATTAAGGAAAATAACGTAAAGAAAATCGATTACGGAATTGCTAATGACAATATTTTCTTTTGTACGTGTGGAGTAGGGTTTGATGCTCAGGTAAGCGAAAAGGTTTTGAATCAGTCGAGCCGTGGAAAGCTGATGTATGCCAAGAGTATGATTGATGTTTTCTATAATTTCAAACCTGAAAAATATAAGGTAACTAGCGACGATCAGGTCTTTGAGGATGAAGCATTTTTGGTGACCTGTGCTAATGCGTCTCAATACGGGAATGACAGTTTTATAGCCCCTCATGCCGATATTCAGGATGGTAAGATGAATATTGCTATTCTTAAACCATTGTCAGTTTTGAATGCTACTCAGACAGCTATTCAGTTGATGTCGAAAAATATTGGAAATAATTCAAAACTAGTCGAAATGATTACTTCCGAAGTTTTGATTGAAAGAGAAAGAGAAGGAGTAATGCATTTGGATGGAAATGCAATACAGACCGGTAAAGATATTTCTGTGAGAATTATAAATAAAGGCTTAAATGTCCTAGTACCTAAAGAAGTCCCCAAATCGGGATTTGATGGACAAGCTTTTTTGACAAATATAACTCGCTGGATATAAAATATCCAAAGGCAGTAAGTAGGCTTTATTGCTATAAAGTTGAAAAGTTAAATGACTTATTGGAGTATTAGCTAAAACGAATATCCGTGTATTTGCTAAACAGTTTGATCCATTTATAGTTATCTTCGTTTTATTTGTCTGCCCTAACAAAGGAATAAGTGTTTATTAATTTGTTAAAATGTGGGGTGCTGGACTTTTTTTGTTATTTTTGTATTTTGTAATTATCTTTTAGCTTGCCTTCTTAACATTTGGCGGCTCTGGATATTTTGTGAGAGACTCTGTAATAATAAAAAAACAGTATAATGATTTCAGATAAAAAAGTTGTAGTGGTCCTTCCCGCATACAAAGCAGCAAAAACTTTGCCTCAGACCTACCACGAGATTCCTTTTGATATTGTAGATGAGGTTATTCTGGTTGATGATAATAGCCCGGATGATACTATTGCAGTAGCTAAAAGTCTTGGAATTGCTCATATCATAAAACACGATAAAAATAAGGGATATGGTGGAAACCAAAAGACCTGCTACAATAAAGCTCTGGAATTAGGTGCCGATATTGTTGTGATGTTACATCCTGATTATCAATATACACCTAAGCTTATTCAGTCTATGTGTTATTTGATTGCCAATGATGTATATCCTGTTGTTATTGGTTCCCGAATACTTGGAAAAGGTGCTTTGAAGGGAGGAATGCCTCTGTATAAATATGTGGCAAACCGTTTTCTTACATTTTCTCAGAACTTGCTGATGGGGCAGAAGTTATCCGAATACCATACAGGATATAGAGCTTATAGTGGCGAGGTTTTAAGAAGCATCAATTACAATATAAACTCCGACGATTTTATTTTTGATAATCAATTTATTGCTCAGATTTTCAAAAAAGGATATGAGATTGCAGAAATAACTTGTCCTACGAAATACTTTGAAGAAGCATCATCAATTAATTTTGTAAGAAGTTCGAAATATGGACTTGGGGTTTTAAAAGTATCACTATTGTACTTTTTACATCGATATACTCCTGTTAAATATAGAATCTTAGACAAATCATAAAGAGATAATACTTAACATATATGTTTGTAACGAAAACGTCAATACTAACTAAACAGAATGTTTTTTTAGTTATTTGTTTTTCAGTTCTTTTCCTTGGATTTTACAGTAACTTTTGGGGTTCGGCTCGAAAGGAAGCCTTTGGTGGATTTGATGAGTACTCCGAATGTCTGGCTATAGGACGAATAGCCAGATCCGAAAAAGAAGGCGTTTTTTCTCACGGAGCTTTACCCGGAGTAAATTATGATGCTTCGGTAGTACCTGCCAATGCTGATATATGGTTTGAAGTTTACTTGGAACAAAGACCTGACTATGTGACTGATAATATCCCCGATAGTTACGATGTTTATAAAAGTCAAACAGGAGGGCAGTTTATATTATATAGTATTATACAACAGGTGTTACCCTTTAGTAATGGTTTGAAGCTGCAAATATTTCATTGCATAAATGCAATTCTATCAGCACTATGTTTCACCTTATTGCTAGGATGGGTATTCCGTAATTTTGGACTCATAACAGGCATCATTACCTTGGTTTTGATAACGATGTCGAGTTGGCTTACTTTTTTTGGAAATAGTTTATGGTGGGGACTTTGGGCTTCTTATATTCCTTTTATCACCATGCTTCTGGTACTCGAATATAATCATAGGACTAAAAAGTTAAGTTCGAAGAAGATATTACTTTATCTGTTTCTGTCGGTGTTTGCAAAATGCGTTTTTAATGGGTATGAATTTATTTCGACGGCTCTTGTTTCGGCAATGTGTCCCATTATATTTTATGCATTTCTCGAAAAACAAAAGATACGTCCGTTTATATCTTATTTCATGAAAGCAAGTTTAACAGCTATTATTGCAGTACTTGCACAAATGACCATACTGATAACACAAATTAGGGCTGTAACCGGCAGTTTTGCTGCAGGTATTGACTATATAATAACATCTTATACCCGAAGGTCTTTTAGTGCAGAGGACGATTTTGCACATTATCCTTATTCGTTTATTCTAAAAAAATATATGAAAGGAGATGTCTTTCAGTGGGATTTTCTGGCACGCGATTCTCATGCTTTTTATTTTGCCTATTTAATTCTTATTATAGCCATTTTAGGTGTGGTAGTGTATTATTTAAATCGAAATTCGGATCAATTCCGCAAGCGTTTAAATTTGGCATTGCTCGTAACTACACTTATATCTTTAATAGCACCTTTATCGTGGTTTATCGTATTTAAACAACATTCGGCTAACCATTTTCATCTTGACTATATTGTCTGGTATATGCCATTTCTATTATTCGGCTTTGTTATCATAGGAGAAGGCATATCTTTGTTATTGAACAAACTAGGCATTTATAAAAGAAACCTGATTACTGAGTAAGAACAAACATCTATCTGTCAATTAATTAATAAAGTAGTCTTTTTATGCGTTTCTTCTTGTTTAGCCTTCTATTTATAGTGTATCTGCCTGTAAAATCTCAGGAGGCAACCGATTCTTCCATGCTGATTAAGATTAATGATGCTCTTAATTTTTATGATTTTGAGCAAATGAGAAGCTTCATCTTTAAGAATGGAGATCGGCAGACTTACTGTCCTAATTATACAGATAATCCGCATTATGTGATGAAGGATATGAATCTTGAAATATATCTGAATCCGTCTATCGGTGATGAGTCTAAACACAAAGAATTTGATTACACTATTATGTATATTGTTTCGAGAGGAGACGAAACTCCATTTAATTACTACCTTTATTTGACCGATCGCAGAGATGTTTATCTCTATGATTACAACAAATATCTGTCAGAAGAATCGGTTCGAAAGAAAGTTCTCGAAAAACTAGATTCTATACTTCTCGCAATGAAAAAAGAGATGAAACTTGTAAATTGAATCGTTAAATCTTCTCTTTTTTTCTATGTTATGTAATATTTGTTACATTTTTCAGGTTGTTTTCATGTCCTGAGTAAAGTGTCTATCTATTAATTATTTATGATGTGTTTGATTCTGTTTATGTTTGATAAATAGAATATTAGATTTACCTATATATAAATGCGTATAAGATACGTTTATTAGCACATTCACTTATATGCACTAGAGATGCTCAACTGTTAACCATCAAGAAAATTTTACACATACTGCCTATACAATATTATGACACCTTATTATGCAACATGGCAACACAGTGTGCATGCTCAATGGGCAACTTGTAATGATTGTCATATACCTCATGACAATGTTTTGGAGAAATATGCATTTAAAGCCAAAGATGGTTTGTATCATGCAGCCGTGTTTACGCTTCGAAAAGAGCCTATAGCGATACGTCCCCGTGAAGAAAGTTACAGGGTTATTATGGATAACTGCATAAGATGTCATACCGATCTCAATACAGCAATGGTAAAGACCGGACTGCAATGTTATAAAGATGTTCAGGACGGAAATGCAAAGGCGTGCTGGGATTGTCTCCGTGATGTTGTGCATGGTACCATGAGTAGTATTGTATCTGCCCCTAATGCTTTGGTTCCCTTAACAAAGTCTCCTGTACCCGAATGGTTGAAAAAACAAATGAAGAAAAATAACTAAAAAACTATATAAAGCCATGCTACGAAAATTATCAGAAGCTATAAGAAAGAAACCGATTATAGGATGGGGTTTATTCCTTGCTGTAATGGTTGGGGGTTTCTTGTTGGGATTATTGGCGGCATATATAACCGAGCGTCGTGCAGAAATCGAACTAAAGGTCTCAAACCTTTTTATATATAATAATGAAAGTCGGGTTCAAAATCCGGCTTTCTTTTGTTTAAAAATAAAGATTTGCAGGGAAGGGGCGTATTGCATCCGACTGTTTCTTTTATCTGTGGGCGTATGTTATACAGCCATACAATAAATAAGAAAATATATGATCGACTGCTGCCCGATAATATACATAACCCATCCGATATTTTATAAGTAAAACCGATAGGTTTTAAAGAGGGTGTTTTGTTGTTTTGTCGTAAAATAAAATACACAAATTATGACTTCACAAACAAATAAAGACGCACACCATAACCGTCCTATTGATTCTATTTTTGAAAATGTGCGGCAGTGGATGACCGATGAAGAGGTTAAGTATTTTTCGGTAAAAGAAAATCATTTTGGCATTCTTTTGAGTCTCATTTTGATGAGGCACAAAGCAATTCGTAAACACATCAAATCTTTGGCAGAGATAGCCGATGCCGAATGGGAAGAACGTCTTTTGCGGATTGATGAAAGTATACAGGTTTATCATTTCTTCTATCAATCGTTTCTTTGTCAATTAAGTGATGATCACAAGAGGTATGGGCAGATATTTAATATGCTGCTTAAAAAGCTGAAATAAAAAAGTCAGGTTTTATGCCTGACTTTCTTTACTATATTGTTGTTGTATTATTTTCTTTCTTTTAATACTTCGTGCAGTAGCGAGATAGTTTCTTCTTTTTCTTTCAACATACGTTCATAAAGAGCGTTCTTTTCTTCGTAAAGTTCCACAATTTTGTCTAGAGGGTTGAAGGTTGGGCTATAATTAACTATAGATTGATTATCATGAGCATTTATAATATTTATTGCTGTACTTTCGCCTATTTCGGTAATTGCTTCCACAGGAATATCCAGAGCTTTTGCTACTTTTTCTAAAATCTCGATATCTAGTTTCTCCTTTTTTTCGTAGCTCGACAGTGTGGCTTGCGAAACACCAATCTGATCTGCCAGAACATCTTGTTTAACGTTTCTCCATTCTCTCCAGCGTCTTACGTTCGCTCCGTGATTGTTTCCTTTTATTGTGGTTGCTTCCATCTATATATTGTGTATAAGTAAATGATTCTTTGAATGCTATATGCTATTGCAAAAATAGGAAAATTAATTTAGTAATAGTATATATGGTTTATCATTTCGATTTTGTCTCTTTTCCTTCTTTTTCTTTGTATTCTTTTATGAGTGCGATAAAATCGGGGTCGTTTCGGAGAGAGCCCCAATCATCAAAACGTATCATACCCATTGCATATCTAGGATTAGTTTCAAGGCTTTTTCTGAGGTAAGTTAGAGAGCTCGTTTTTTCGTCTAATAGTGAATAGAAATATGCTTTTTGGTAATAAATGGGATTACTAATACTCAAATTTTCTGCAATATTACATTTTTCTATTGCTGTGTTTGGGTCTTTTTCTAAATAGAAGCTCCATTGATAATATAAATCTGCCAAAATTTCATTTAATTCTTTATCATTTATTTCTTCAACTTCTTTTCTTATCTCTTCTATTCTTTGTGCGTCATTTTCAAAGGCTTCCAAATTAGTATTTTCTGTCGTATATTTTATAATCTCCTTCTTCAGTAAGTCTATATCTTTTTTCCTTTTAGTATATCCTTTAGGGGTGATACCTTCTTCATACCGTTTAGTCGCATCATTTATTTGTCGTTTTACAATCTCAAGACGTTCTTTTATATTTTTGTGTTCGTCACTGATGTCTACAATCGAATTAATTGTATTCTTTAGAGAAGTAAACGGGGTATCAAGAATATCAGGAGTTTTTAAACCCACTTCACTATGTAATTTTAGCATAAAAGAATCGGCATCGTATCCTTTTACAATGTATGAGTGGCTATTGTCTTGCTCTAACAGTCTTTCTTTTACCCTGTCTATAGGGTCATTATCTTTATAAGTCACCCAGTACAGGTCGTTGGTAAAACTTCCCAAGTCGGCTATATGATCGAGTACCTTATCTTCTCCACTATAACCGAGTACTATCCAAGTGCGGCGGTCGGCTATCTTGTTGAGGAAGGGTGAGCATATTTTCGATATTTTCTTTAACTCGGTATCCGTATTCAGCATCCATAGCCCACGATGCGTACCATGCAGATAGGTAACCGATTGCTTTTCGATGCGGTCGGTAGTCAGGTCTTTCAATATCGAGAGGTCATAAGTCGGCGGAAACATGTTGTACATTGCCATGGCACGCAATATCAAGTTGTCGAAGTTTACAGTCAGCACATAATCAATATACCCTTCTTTAATGAGGTGAGCCAGATAAATATAGCCAACGTTTACCTTAGCTTCGTCTATGTAATGATTTAGTAAGGCGTTACGCTCGGCAGTGGTAAGGCAAGCCATTAAATTGGTGTACGTTTTATCTTCCTTGCTGAGTTTTTTTATTTTGGGATTGTCCTTATACTTGGCGAGTATTTCTTTTGCAATCTCTCCTGCCGATGGTATACCTCCCGTAACAGACATGCCTGCTCCTATAAATACAATGGGTTTGTTGTATTGTTTATCCTTAGCTTCTTTTAGCAGATGTGCAATATAGTCTACCTGTCCCTCTGTCATTGTGCGTTTTATGGTATAAAGTTAATTGGTTACCCAAAGTTAAGAAACAATATTTATATTTCGGTACTAAAAAAGGCTGTAATTATAAGGTAATCACTTATAATTACAACCTTTAGGTTTATGTAAATTGATATTTTATTCGGAGAGAGGGGCAAATTCATAACCGCTTTCTCGTAGAAAAGCAGCTTTTTCGTTATCGCTCATTCTATCTACAAAAACACGTACAGTATATCCTCCGTAAGTCAGGTTAGAGCTATTCTCGAAATAAGTCCAGTCACTGATACGATCTTTATCAACTGTAACAGTATCTCCATATTGCACCTTGGTGTCGTACTGAGGATCGTTTACAAGTACGCCTGTAAAGTTAGTTCCATCGTAAGTAAGCTCGCTTACCCACATATGCTCTACACCACC encodes:
- a CDS encoding glycosyltransferase family 2 protein, whose product is MISDKKVVVVLPAYKAAKTLPQTYHEIPFDIVDEVILVDDNSPDDTIAVAKSLGIAHIIKHDKNKGYGGNQKTCYNKALELGADIVVMLHPDYQYTPKLIQSMCYLIANDVYPVVIGSRILGKGALKGGMPLYKYVANRFLTFSQNLLMGQKLSEYHTGYRAYSGEVLRSINYNINSDDFIFDNQFIAQIFKKGYEIAEITCPTKYFEEASSINFVRSSKYGLGVLKVSLLYFLHRYTPVKYRILDKS
- a CDS encoding YegJ family protein gives rise to the protein MNKNILILFSLITLSLISCNNKSKNDDPVILVTENDNEINTAINKARFAFGQFEKAFIENQETNAYSYFSIKEGFPTKDGGVEHMWVSELTYDGTNFTGVLVNDPQYDTKVQYGDTVTVDKDRISDWTYFENSSNLTYGGYTVRVFVDRMSDNEKAAFLRESGYEFAPLSE
- a CDS encoding diacylglycerol kinase family protein — encoded protein: MKRKKKTIYVIINPVSGTKSKKGLPEKTMTIDPHDFDVHMFMTGYEGHASQIAKDAVDKNVDYVIAVGGDGTINEVARMLVGTDIIFGIIPSGSGNGLARDLHIPMNHQKAIEIIKENNVKKIDYGIANDNIFFCTCGVGFDAQVSEKVLNQSSRGKLMYAKSMIDVFYNFKPEKYKVTSDDQVFEDEAFLVTCANASQYGNDSFIAPHADIQDGKMNIAILKPLSVLNATQTAIQLMSKNIGNNSKLVEMITSEVLIEREREGVMHLDGNAIQTGKDISVRIINKGLNVLVPKEVPKSGFDGQAFLTNITRWI
- a CDS encoding mechanosensitive ion channel family protein, yielding MTNLLFFILTPLVVLPIDVSKVADSSKFWLIQDLYDSLLTLGVNVGVTNTVVFVIVLLVLTAVVWLLNVAMGRFSFLFVKDQKLDAKSRVITILMKHGFFKRLFVLIAIAIVVFTCRILFSGFSLGLVTFVLVLSRSVMIIWILLVLFSLLDGWNTFFELHPKTQQKSLKGYIQLMKIIAAVIAIVFILAIIVDKEPSNLILGFGATAAFITLIFKDTILGFVASIQLSFQDMIRPDDWIEMPSKNADGIIVDINLSSVKVQNWDNSVTMIPIYALVTDSFTNWRRMELGPGRLFVRSFNVNLKSVKFADESLLESLSKHSVTGGNYMEFLALAQVSSPDALLTNLALFRAHLELFLRKHPQINDQLMLFVRYQHAISGDGIGIEIYAFSKQKEAAGYDTIHRTVMEYVIASASLFEILLFQSPSGEDLQRITKSRSESLN
- a CDS encoding helix-turn-helix domain-containing protein — encoded protein: MEATTIKGNNHGANVRRWREWRNVKQDVLADQIGVSQATLSSYEKKEKLDIEILEKVAKALDIPVEAITEIGESTAINIINAHDNQSIVNYSPTFNPLDKIVELYEEKNALYERMLKEKEETISLLHEVLKERK
- a CDS encoding NapC/NirT family cytochrome c, with protein sequence MTPYYATWQHSVHAQWATCNDCHIPHDNVLEKYAFKAKDGLYHAAVFTLRKEPIAIRPREESYRVIMDNCIRCHTDLNTAMVKTGLQCYKDVQDGNAKACWDCLRDVVHGTMSSIVSAPNALVPLTKSPVPEWLKKQMKKNN
- a CDS encoding PBSX family phage terminase large subunit; its protein translation is MFKQKARTAMFVLFYLYTKATVKATSVFSRNLEAYNQDLRVIVNKGSTRSSKTWSTLQLLYSIAVLSKKSRLISIVSESMPHLKKGCMRDFENMLRSDGKWNPKDWNATDKIYQVNNSYIEFFSADQPGKVHGPARDILYINECINIPYETYRQLAIRTTETIFLDYNPCYEFWVDEKVLPREEAVLIHSTYLDNEYLSPAQVKEIESSKNDTEWWQVYGLGKTGSKVGLIIQNWDVVTTLPSSYKKRWIGIDFGFTNDPTAIIDIRLSEGELWIDELLYERGFDNLMIAKHLEECHIPRETIIIADSAEPKSIREIRNCGWKIEAAHKGKDSILTGLAILNRYAKHISQRSSNLINEYKNYRWTTDEFGNPSNIPIDRFNHSIDAQRYVALNQLGQKGDFDYYIGK
- a CDS encoding SIR2 family protein; its protein translation is MTEGQVDYIAHLLKEAKDKQYNKPIVFIGAGMSVTGGIPSAGEIAKEILAKYKDNPKIKKLSKEDKTYTNLMACLTTAERNALLNHYIDEAKVNVGYIYLAHLIKEGYIDYVLTVNFDNLILRAMAMYNMFPPTYDLSILKDLTTDRIEKQSVTYLHGTHRGLWMLNTDTELKKISKICSPFLNKIADRRTWIVLGYSGEDKVLDHIADLGSFTNDLYWVTYKDNDPIDRVKERLLEQDNSHSYIVKGYDADSFMLKLHSEVGLKTPDILDTPFTSLKNTINSIVDISDEHKNIKERLEIVKRQINDATKRYEEGITPKGYTKRKKDIDLLKKEIIKYTTENTNLEAFENDAQRIEEIRKEVEEINDKELNEILADLYYQWSFYLEKDPNTAIEKCNIAENLSISNPIYYQKAYFYSLLDEKTSSLTYLRKSLETNPRYAMGMIRFDDWGSLRNDPDFIALIKEYKEKEGKETKSK